The Bradyrhizobium sp. CCGB01 genome segment GCATCGTCGATCTTGGCGCGGCCTTCCGCCGCTCGCTGCTGCTCGGCATTATCGTGATGATCGTCACCGTCGTGCTGTCGGTCGCTGCCGGCATGGCCTTCCGCCGCAAGTTCAAGGCGCAGGGCATCCTGTTCTATTCGGCGATCGCGAGCCTGATCGTGCCCTCGATCATCACCTCGCTCGGCATCTCGCTTGAATTCCGCATCATCGACGACCTGATCAAGGCGCATTGGAACGAGAACTTCGAGACCTCGATGGGCCTGCTCACGTCAGGCTTAGGTGCACACCTCACCTGGACGCTGCCGTTCGGCCTGCTCATCATGTTCGCGATCTTCAACCGCTTCGATCCGCGCCTCGAGGAAGCCGCGCGCGATCTCGGCGCGACGCCATGGCAGGCCTTCCGCCATGTCGTGCTGCCGATCATCCTGCCTTCGGTGATCGGCATTGGCCTGTTCGGCTTCACGCTGTCCTGGGACGAGCTTGCCCGCTCCAGCCAGGCGATCGGGGCGGTGAATACATTGCCGCTCGATCTCCAGGGCCTCACCACCACCGTGACGAACCCCGACATCTATGCGCTCGGCACCGTGATCTCGGCGGTCTCGTTCACGGTGATCACGCTTGCGCTCGGCACCATCCACGTGCTCAACAAGCGGCAGGCGGCCAAGGGCTCGGACGCCGGCCAAGGACTCGTCTGATCCGATGCGACTTCACGTCGTCAATCCCAACACAACCGCGTCGATGACGGCGAAGATCGCTGCCGCCGCGCGAGCGGTTGCGCTCCCCGACACCGTGATCGATGCACGTCAGCCCAGCATGGGCCCGGTCTCGATCGAGGGATTTTACGACGAGGCCTTCGCCGTCCCCGGTATGCTCGGCTGCATCCGCGACGCCGACCGCGACGGCGCTGACGCGCACATCATCGCCTGCTTCGACGACACCGGCCTGGATGCCGCGCGCGCCGCTGCGAAAGCGCCGGTGATCGGCATCGGCGAAGCCGGCTTCCACATGGCGAGTCTGATCGCGGCGCGCTTTGCCGTGGTCACGACGCTCGGTGTCTCCATCGTGCCGATCGAACATAATTTGCGGAAATACGGTCTCGCCGAGCGCTGCGCCCGCGTCCGCGCCGCCGAGGTGCCGGTGCTCGCGCTCGAGGAGCGCAACACTGATGCGCTCAACAAGATCTCCGCCGAGATCACGGCGGCAATCCGCGACGACCGTGCCGAGGCCATCGTGCTCGGCTGCGCCGGCATGGCCGACCTCGCCGCCGAGCTTTCCGCCACACACGGCCTGCCCGTGGTCGACGGCGTCGCCGCGGCGGTCACGCTGGCAGAATCAGCCGTGCGGCTGGGGCTGAAGACGTCCCGGCTCGGGCCCTACGCGGCGCCGCGCGCGAAGACCTATTCCGGGCCGTTTTCGCCGTTTCAGCCCTGATCACGTCCTCTTTGGGGCCTTCTGGAGGCCTCAAGGCCAGCTGATTGCTGGATTTTTTGCCCTTAGCCTCTTTTTGGTCCCATTCCTTGCCGAAATCTAACGTTTTCGGGACCCCCGGCCGCCCATAGGTAGCCGGTCTTCGCCACGCACCAAGTTTCAATTTGGGTTTTGTCAGCGATGATCGATCTCGCACGGGACACGCCGTCCAATCCCCTCCTTCGCTTGGGCGCCCAGCCTATCGCGCTGACCGCCGCTGCCCTTCTCTTGCTGGTCGCCGGCGTGACCTCGATCGCGATCTGGCGCGCCTATACCGGCTCAGCTCCCGAGGCCGACCGGGTCGTGGCATCGCGGCAGCTCCAGGCCCGCACGGCCCAGGCGTCCGAGCAACTCGTCGAGAAGACCAAGGGGCTGGAGGCGACCCAGCAGGAATCGATCGACCAGCTCCAGCTCGTGCAGGACCAGCTCCAGACCATGAAGCGACTGATGGCGGCGCAGCAAGCCGACACCAAGCGCCTGTCCGAGCAGGTCACGACACTGAACGAGTCCATCGACAATCTGCGGCAGTCCTTTGCCAGCGCCCGGGCTACGGAGGCCGAGACCCCCTCGGTTACCCGCAGGAAACCGGCGCGGCACCGTGTCCACGCCAGCGCCCGCAAGCGCTCGCGCGGCTAGCCGGGTCACGGCCGGCGCTTTAAATTTTCTGACTTGTGAACTGGATCACATTCCCCCGTATGATTCCGCTTCATGCTCTCCGGTACCGGATGGCGTGAGCCGATTTCAATGT includes the following:
- a CDS encoding aspartate/glutamate racemase family protein, with the protein product MRLHVVNPNTTASMTAKIAAAARAVALPDTVIDARQPSMGPVSIEGFYDEAFAVPGMLGCIRDADRDGADAHIIACFDDTGLDAARAAAKAPVIGIGEAGFHMASLIAARFAVVTTLGVSIVPIEHNLRKYGLAERCARVRAAEVPVLALEERNTDALNKISAEITAAIRDDRAEAIVLGCAGMADLAAELSATHGLPVVDGVAAAVTLAESAVRLGLKTSRLGPYAAPRAKTYSGPFSPFQP
- a CDS encoding ABC transporter permease produces the protein MKEGRPRSFYVLATFFAAYVLFLYGPMIAIYVLSFQGPQGGLTFPMNGVSTFWIAKLFQGTGIVDLGAAFRRSLLLGIIVMIVTVVLSVAAGMAFRRKFKAQGILFYSAIASLIVPSIITSLGISLEFRIIDDLIKAHWNENFETSMGLLTSGLGAHLTWTLPFGLLIMFAIFNRFDPRLEEAARDLGATPWQAFRHVVLPIILPSVIGIGLFGFTLSWDELARSSQAIGAVNTLPLDLQGLTTTVTNPDIYALGTVISAVSFTVITLALGTIHVLNKRQAAKGSDAGQGLV